Proteins from a single region of Thiomicrorhabdus sp. Kp2:
- a CDS encoding BMC domain-containing protein, whose translation MMSEYGIALGMIETRGLVPAIEAADAMTKAAEVRLVSREFVGGGYVTVMVRGETGAVNAAVRAGADACERVGDGLVAAHIIARPHKEVEPVLTIEKA comes from the coding sequence AATGATTGAAACCCGTGGTTTAGTACCAGCGATTGAAGCGGCAGATGCGATGACCAAAGCGGCAGAAGTACGCTTAGTCAGTCGTGAATTTGTAGGCGGTGGTTACGTAACCGTTATGGTACGTGGTGAAACGGGTGCGGTAAACGCAGCAGTAAGAGCGGGAGCTGACGCCTGTGAACGAGTTGGCGACGGATTGGTTGCTGCGCACATCATTGCACGTCCACACAAAGAAGTGGAACCTGTATTAACCATTGAAAAAGCGTAA